The nucleotide window CGTGATCTTCGCGATTTCGCCCGGTTGGAAGGTGGCGAACCCGAGGTTGATCCAGATCCGCGCGCCGTTGAGCTCCATGCCGATGCCGGGCAGGAGCGGAAGCATCAGCAGGACGGCGCTGACGATGAGCGAAATGTAGGTGAAGCGGCGCAGGACGCGGTGGTCGCGGAGCAGCCAGATTAGGGCGATGAGGACACCGATGGCCATGCCCGTCCACAGCAACTGGCGGTTGGCGGCCTCGTCGCCGGTCGCGATGTCGATCCGGTGGATCATGGCCAAGCCCAGGCCATTCATGGCCGTTACGACGGGAAGTATGATCGGGTCGGCATATTTTGCCCGGATGCGCAGCACTATATGCACTGCGAAGACTAGGACGATGAGCGTGGACCCCTGTACGAAGAAATCCGAGTCAAGAGCCTGGTCCTGGTCCAGTCCGACCAGGAAGTTCGCGCCGACGCCGACGGCGAGGGCAAGGATCAGCAGCAGCAACTCCACATTGCGGCGGGGCTTGGGGACGGTCGTGATGTCACTCAACGGGACCACCTAGGCATTCGGGGGGAATGGTCGGCGTCGGCTGGGGCGTAGAGGTCCCGCCCGCGGCGGAAGCGGTAGGCGTGGCCGTCGACTCCGCTGCCTCCGGCGACGGGGAGGCCGTCGGGGACGCGGCCTGAGTGGGCGAGGATGTCGATCTCTCGCCGCGCGGCGAAGGTGTCGGCGTAGGCGCGGGATCAGGACAGTTCCGGCGGCTGGTGACCCGCAGGCTTTCCACGATTTCTTCGGCATGTTCCAGATCCCGTGCCGGAATGCTGGAGTTCAGCCGCTGCTGCTGGTACACGGGCAGACTCTCCAGCCGAATGTTGTAGGCGGTGTCCAGGTGGGACAACTGGATGGGACCGATGTTCTGCGAGACCCCATTATAGATCGCGACCCGGCCTTCATACTGGCTGACGAAATACTGGGTCTGGGTCCAGAGGTAGCCGAACCACAGGACAGCAACCAGGAGTATGGACATCACGGCGAGGAAAGCGGGAACGATCCAGCCGCGCCGTACGGATTCCTCCGGTTCATCGTCGGCCGGGCTTTCGGCCGATGGAGCCTTGTGGGTGAGCAGCGCGGCAGCGCGGCGTTGGGTGGAGTGCTGGGTGACAATCGGGATCTGGCCGGTCTCCGTGGCAAGGGCAGCGGCACCTACCAGTACGTGCGGCCGGGTGGAGAGTTCGCGGCGAATCAAGTCGGCCCGTACCGCGCCGATCGGATTGCCGGACAGGTCTACGGCGTCCGCCGCGCCATCGGCGACCGACGCGGCTGCGGCCGTGCCGTCGTCGTTATTTTGGCGGCCGGTGGAGGCGGTGGCAGCGGGAACGGCAGCAGCATCATCGATTAGGGCGTCGTCGGGCTCCGGCTGGGTATTCAACCGGACGGCTGCGGCGGCCAGATCCTCTTCGGTCGCTTCCACTACTTCGATCATGACAACGGTGACATTGTCCGGGGCGCCGCCCTCGAGCGTGAGCTCCACGAGTCTGTCCACCGTGTCCTGGAGCGAATCCGAATAGCGGACGGCGTCTTCGATGACGTGGTCCGGGACGACGGCGTCGAGGCCGTCCGAGGACAGCAGCCACCTCTCGCCGGCCTCGGCCGGGTGCGAAGCCAGATCCAGTTCCGGGCTGGCGTCCACATCGCCGAGAACCCGCATCAGCACATTGCGGTGCGGATGCACCTCCGCCTCTTCCGGGCGCAGCCGGCCCTCATCGATCAGCCGCTGGACGAAGGTGTGGTCGATGCTGACCTGTTCAAAGGTGCCGTTCTTCAGGCGGTAGGCACGGGAGTCCCCGATGTGCGCGAACTCGAGCCGGTCATCGTGGAGCAGCAGCGCCGTGACCGTGGTGCCCATGCCGGCCAGCTTCGGGCTGGTCTGCACAAGCTCCGAGAGGATGGAGTTGGCGGTTTGGATTTCGTCGGCGAGGACGTTGGCCGGATCTTCGTGGTCGCTGCGGTCCAGATGGACCAGGTCCAGGACGGTGGAAGCGGAAGCGACATCGCCACCCGCGTGTCCGCCCATGCCATCCGCCACAACTGCCAGATGGTGCCCGGC belongs to Arthrobacter crystallopoietes and includes:
- a CDS encoding PP2C family protein-serine/threonine phosphatase, which translates into the protein MALILRYAARSDVGKSRSKNDDSAYAGHHLAVVADGMGGHAGGDVASASTVLDLVHLDRSDHEDPANVLADEIQTANSILSELVQTSPKLAGMGTTVTALLLHDDRLEFAHIGDSRAYRLKNGTFEQVSIDHTFVQRLIDEGRLRPEEAEVHPHRNVLMRVLGDVDASPELDLASHPAEAGERWLLSSDGLDAVVPDHVIEDAVRYSDSLQDTVDRLVELTLEGGAPDNVTVVMIEVVEATEEDLAAAAVRLNTQPEPDDALIDDAAAVPAATASTGRQNNDDGTAAAASVADGAADAVDLSGNPIGAVRADLIRRELSTRPHVLVGAAALATETGQIPIVTQHSTQRRAAALLTHKAPSAESPADDEPEESVRRGWIVPAFLAVMSILLVAVLWFGYLWTQTQYFVSQYEGRVAIYNGVSQNIGPIQLSHLDTAYNIRLESLPVYQQQRLNSSIPARDLEHAEEIVESLRVTSRRNCPDPAPTPTPSPRGERSTSSPTQAASPTASPSPEAAESTATPTASAAGGTSTPQPTPTIPPECLGGPVE